The DNA region CTCGTCTCGGAGCAGTCCCAACTTCCTGAGAGCCTCTTTTCTGTCGGCGCCCATTCCAGGCACCATCATCACCGTGTACGCCACAGAGTTTGAGGCTTTGGGGGCGACCGGCTGATCCTCGGCGACTGTTTTGAGTCGCGGTTGAGGATGGTTTATCTCATTTTTGCAGTTGACAGGGCGCTCTGGACCAGTCGTCTTCAACCTGTTGAGTTGACCAGGATGAGAGAGCGACATGGGCCGTTGGTCGCACCtggagtggtggtggtggaaacTAGCAGTGCTCTGCAGCCCCTTACTCCTGGGTCCAGGGGGCACCGGAGCGTGGCAAAAAGAGGGGCTTCTCGATGGAATGATGTTTGCGGGACTTTTTGAAAATCCGTCGCCCGCAGACAAATGAAACTTGGGGAGCTCCAGTCGGGCCACTTGAGCAGTTTCTGACGAATGGTCTTTAAGGAGGCCCAGCTTCTGCAAAGCTTCCTGTCGCACCACTTTGGGATCTGTTGTGTTCTTGAGACTGTATGATGAGTTTGAGGCGGGGGCCGCTTCCTTTTCTGTCTTTGTTGAGATATTTGAAGGGATTATTTTGGGTTTCGGTGCAACTGGTGGCGGGCCTGTCCCAGACCTGTCTGCCTCCGAGACAGCTCTGTCATTTCCAGTGTTTGGACCTTCTATGATGACCGGAGGGCATTTGACCAAGTCTATGGTGTGATCGACTGTGGGACACAAAGGTGTTTTCTTTGTGGAGGCGCTCCTCCGTAGGTAAACAAGCGCATCGTAGGATAAAGGTCCTCTCTCACCTGTCTTCACCAAGTTGTCTTTGGGTTTGGTTGCAGCAGGTATCACAACATTGACCTCGAAGGGTACATGAACACCAGCAGGCTTCTGGCTGGAGTTGTTGCTAAATGAAAGAGATTTCTTCTTATTTGGCTCAATAGCAGCATTGACGTTTGGTTCAGCACAATTAGAGCTGCTCGCCAAAACAAAAGGTGTCGGTACAAGGTAGTTCTGTATGGATTTGTTCTCCACTTTTTCCCTGATGGTTTCCATGGAGTTGTGCTTTTGCAGACCTGTAAGACAAAAGATGCTTGTTGGCAAAAAGGACTGATACCTGAAAGGGAAAAGAGAGCCGAGCTGACTCTCTCGAGGCTCAGGCAGAAACGATGTCAAAACAGAATTACAAGACGAGTTTCCCATCAACAGACGCGAGGCTCTCTCGTCTCTCGCCTCAAGCAGCTTAGCAGCGTCCTGGTCAACAAGCATCAGGTTCGACCGTGGCGAGAAGACAAGGAGCTGTAGGTATTACTGTTCCGGTGAGCGCGAAAAACTTGGACGAAAAGACATGCTGGTCCAACCCAGAAGACACACAGAGACGTTAACGGACGCTCTTAGTAATAAATCCCACATCGATTGGACTGCTTTGTTTTATTGACAAGGTCGCAGCTAAATCTGCATCTGTCGCCGGGAAGATTACCTCACCATTGAGCTTGGTTTTGCTCATGGAGGCTGACAGGTCTGCCAGTCTGGAGGCCAGGCTGCCGGGGTCGGGCAAGAGGTCCAGTTCGTCGTTGGAGAGTCCGCTGTCGTCCTGGGTGTCTAAAGACTCAATGGTCtcctccaaaaacatgaggcaagcTTTCTCCTCCGCAGACAAGTGCTCCAGACTATCATCGCTCTGTAATGGAACAGAATAGCCCCATGGAACGGTCTGTACTTTCAGCTTCGACAAGTTTGAGACCACGAGACTTACGAAACCAGAGTGTCCACTGACAACGCTGTCACAGCTGCCGGCGCTGTCCATGCCAGCCGACGTTTCCGGTGCGGTCCCACCTGGCCACGTGTCGCTTTTTGGCATTTTATCAAACGTCAGATGTCCCAAAAAGGCCGCCTCGCTCTGATCATGGAGAATAGCGGCGTCACAAAacatcatccattttttttggttttgtttaaatgtacaatCTTATGAATGTGCTAAaacacgtttgtgtgtgtgtgtgtgtgtgtatgtatgtcatGTTCAAATAAATAGTAAATTTAGCCGAAAATTACAACTCCAATCCTAACCAAAACCTTAAGGTTAGGGTTGGGTAAAGGGTTAGGTCTTAAAGGATTGGAGTGAGAGGTTTAGGGTAGCTTTACTATTCATTTCCAACCCAAACTTAATCTCAACACCATGGTTGGGGTACCCTAACCCAACCCTTACCATTACCCAGACCCTAACCATGACCCAAACTCAAGGCCGGGGGACCAGATCCGGcacgccacatcattttatgtggcccgcgaaagcaaatcatatgcgtagatttcatattttttgctaaaatacTAACATTCCAAATGGTCACTGTTAATAAGCTCCCgtttaaaatacatgaaatagttgatcatgttttttttttttttttttttttttactggcttctgatttcagaaCTAGCTATGCAGCAATTTTGTGTGTATATCTAATAAAATGAAACGATTACACGTTTaaatgggttcacagtcataacggccctccgagggaaaccataacgaCGATGAAAATAACTTTGACTCCCCTGCCTTAACGTAACCCCAATTCCGAACCTCACCGGACCCTAACCCCTGTTGACTTTCTCACCTTacgtctttatttatttaaccttcatttaaCCAAGGTAAACGCTTACCGAGATATCAAATCTCTTTCTAGCACGTAAACATTGTGCCACCAGTGCTGCTCTTAGCAGGTTTGATATTTCTTCTTATttctcttatttaaaaaaaataaataaaaaaatgcctgTATTTTCACAGCCATTTAAAACTCATACATGCTCTCCACGTGACTTTGTCAACTCAATAACAAAAAGTGTCTACAAATGAACACGGGGTTTCATGACAGCGACATCATTAGCCACCTTGACAATGGGATGCTATATGCTAGCTTTAGCATTCTTGCCATCCATCCACGTTGTATTACTTTCGATTTAGGGCGTGCTGGCGTCTGTCCCAGCTGCTTTtggggcaagaggtggggtacgccCGGGcctggtcaccagtcaacatCAGGCCCCTTAAAGACTAACAGTAGACTTTAAAACTGTTCTTATAACCGTTTTTATTCCTTGGGTTTCAGCTCACTACGGGACTGTCCTTGTTTtagtgtgttgtttgtttttaattgttttatgttcCGTTTTTATGTATGTACAACACTTTGTTTCCGCTGTGGTTGTTtcttaaagtgctctataaataaagttgagttacgTTGACTCAATTCCACCTGAACCCTAACCTTGACTCCAAACCCTAATCCCTTATCTTAATACTTAACCCTACCCAAACGTCTAAAATAAACCCTCACCCCTACACTTCACCCAAACTTACCCATCTTAACCCAACACTTTTACAAAACTTAAATACCCTTAGTAGTAACGGTACAAAATATGcacgtgaggtgcaggtattatttgtATCCACTTGGGGTCGTCACCCTCATGTTCTAAACTGTactatctgtgactttgaatgtgtgcggctttaaaaggcagggaTTGGCCTGTCGAGTGACGTGAGAGTCAGAGAACGAGAGTGTGGGGTTGGTTGTTGTTCGATCAGGATAGCAGCGGGCCGTTAAGTGGCTAACCATTATCCAGCCTGCGCGTTGAGTGCCTCTGTGCTTCACTTGAGCCGTGCAGTTAGTGTATACTCTACAGTAATGTGCTTgttacatgtttattttgttagcatttgttcaataaagcgatgtGCAGTGCACCACCGGCTGTGTCTATTCTTGACCACCTGTGGCGGGATTAAAATTCCTTCAAACTTTCTAACTAgcagtggtaggctatattcaGTGTTTACTACACAAGTAAGTATGCGGTAACATGAATCTGTGTAGAAAAGTGATCACCGCAAAATCCTGCGATAAAGCGAAACATCTGTGATCTAAAATTAAACGTGTACGATCGAAACATTTGCGATACAGTGAGACCACGGAAAGTGAACCGCGATATGGTGCGGGTGTGTAGTTTGTCAAAGGGATGACGGCGCATTGTAGCGCGCTGCGTTTGTGACAAAGCATCTAAACCGGCATGTGACTCAGATTACAGCACGCACGCTGCTCCTAATCGTCCTGAGCAGGATCACATTCGCAGCCTCTCCCCCCTCCGTCCCCACCCCAACACAACCTGCACATTATATTACTACTAAATCCATTTGACATTGCAAGCGGACTGCAGCATAAAAGAACATTTGTCCTTACTGGTTTTGGCTGCTTTTCAACTCCTGGGATGCAAAAGAGTACACTTCATTGTTCACGCTAAGCGACCTCCAGCTGTCAGGATGCGGACGCGAGATAAcgttgaaaaaaatgtcacacagaGCTTATGCAAATAACAAATGTAGACTCCAGATGAATGATGACATTTGGCTGTGTAGTCTGGATCTATTATACGACAGAGCGACTCCAGCGAGGTACACACTTGCCGATTTTCAACATCACCGATTTTGCAAATGTCAGCGACCTCACACTTGACAAGGAAAATAGAAAAGAGAGTAGCAGTAGTAGAAGAAATAGAATAAGTTGGCTAACTGTTAGATTATCTGCTAACTACACACCCCATTTCCAATTAAGTTGGTCTTAACttctttggaacatgttgcaggtatcaaattcaaattgaaaagaaaacaactaagttgaaaaggatttgcaaatcatcatattcggtttttatttacgttttacacaacgacacaacttcattggaatcggggctTGTACATTGCAGTTGCAAAACTCTTTTTGTTGTGGTGAATGAATTAGGAGACATGACAAACAGAGTAGTTATTTTTAGTGTTaaccacacacataaggatttgcgaTCGTAAATGTTGAACAGGTTTCTGATCGTTGGCGCCAACTGTTTTCCAAACAGATTgggaaataattttaaaaaatcactcttaacacatccCACACCAAAGGATAATCAtttcaggataatcttttgaAGACATCCAAGAATTGTACATTTGCCAACTCTGATCGGAAAGGatacaaaatgtggaaatttgGCCCAATTATCAGCAAGCGTGTGTGGCCTGCTTTATAACCGTTGACTCCTACGGTTCTAAATCTCTTTTAACACACCAGCGAAAAATTGATTGGAAAGGAGGCACAATGCTCAAAATTAGATTAAGTTTAGATAAcatttattagtcccacaatggggaaatttgcatctttGCTGCTTCAcgagcaatagtggatacaggaatgGCCTGATTATTAGTGTGTAGCCCGCTTTATGATGGATAAaccacaggataattgctcAAGATAATATTTTAAAGATATCCAACAATTGTTCAAATTGTATTATCGACGTGTGCATTCCACTTAAGACTAAATCTGGTTTTGAAATTGAGCTCTAAATCTAATGAAAAGCCTTTACAAAGCTAATaatcagtgtaaaaaaaaaaaaaaaaagacaatgctttgtcatgtttattttgttgtaatttgcagttttttccAAGTTTGGTTAGTTTACAGAAGATGTTAGAAATATTATGAACATCGAGTGCAGTTGAACACTTCACCGAAAGTGACATTCAATTCAAACTGGCTTGAGTTTCTTTGTGAAGGTTTGCACCTAATGCTGTGGCCGCTGAGTGTACTTCCACAATACGATTAAACTAACGAGGAATGACCAATGGCATCAATACGAAAGGACACCATTAACATATGGCGATATGCACGGCTGTATGTTGTTATCGTTTAATAGGAGTGACGTTGATGAAGCccaatgtattattttgctttgtaCGCACGACCTCGGTGAAGAGGCCATTACAAAAGACGGAAGTTGTAGCGCCCAAGGGAATATTTTACTTCTATGATtgagtataaatatatatatttttttacctttaaaTCGTTTGCGCTCcatgttgttgtcgttgtttcTGGCGAAAGTGCTACTGCGAGCCCGCGTCTCTGTACCTACTTGCGCGAGGTGGCGAAGCCGTCAGCCAATCAGACCGTGCCGTCCCCTagctgtcagccaatcagagagcgCTTTAAAGGCGCGTTGTCATGGCAATAAGCTGAAGTTAAGCACTACAACGCCGTGGACAGTGTTATACTTTTCCTTCCTGCCCACAAGGAGCCCCAAAACTTCGACGCACATTTTGAGCTTTCCAAATTGCATACCTTTTCCCGACACTTATTTCCAGACTTGTGcgtgaaaaatgcaaataatttgaggaaataaatgcatcatgatttttttttgacattccaTTATGTCGCCAATCAATTTCCAGAAGATTATAGCGAGGTGCTGGAGCTCATGCAAATAAAGCGCAAAGCAGAAGTCGAGACCGCAGTGCTCGTTGTCACGGGACTCACAATCGCCGCCACCCGAAGGTTGGACATGGCAAACCAGTTCACACAAATTCACTTAAGCCTGTCTTGaagccctaatttaaaaccctaacactgtcttgaaaagctcatttgaaaccctaaaactctctttagaCTCTCATTTCTCAAACTCAATGCCGTTTTGaaaccatattttaaaaaatcaaaggtttcgaaaccctaatttgaaaacccaaCGCTTTTTTGAACCCctactttggaaccctaaccctgttttgaaacccaaatttgaaacactGACCGTTTTGAAAACCATAAAACTATCTTTAAAAACCCAATCCTATTTCGAAACTCTGACCCTGTTTTGAAGCCTTAATTCAAATCCCCAacgctgttttgaaaccctactcctgtgttgaaaccctaatttgaagacctaaccctgttttgaaaccctaattaaaAACCACAACGCTGTTTTGATGCCCTGCTTTGTAACCCTAACCGTTttaaaacactaatttgaaaccctaaaattCTCTTTAAACCATACCAATGTTGTGAAACTCCTGAAACCCTACTGTTgttttaaaacccaaatttgaaattctATCCCTTGTTTTTAAAGCgtaatcctgttttgaaaccctaacctcatACTTATCTTGAAAGTATCGTGGATATTTCCGTGTGACGGTCGATGCAAGATGGCAACGCCGTAATCTCTTGTCGGTCTTCTTCGCCGAGTGCACGTTGGCATCAAATTGTCGCAGGGTACCATTCAAAACATCAACGGTCAAGTGCCGAGTTCctatttgtcagtttttgtgaCAGGAAGTGTCTCGGCCTTTTAAGCGCCTATTTTGTTTACCTCGTTTTAATTTCTCTTTGTGCCGCTTGTCTCTTCATCTCTCATTTCTGTCCTCAGAGTACGTTCCGTTTACCCATTAGGGAAAAACATGGatcaatttatatatttttttacacatcatttttaattataaaaaaataggaTCTGTCATAAAAGTCTTGGAAACACTTTTATTTACGGTCTCCATACTTTCCCAGACATggaaatttatgaaatcaaattccatacCTTTGTAGAAACTCTGctcattaagacacaacactggaggaagaacaaaaaaaaaaaaagtcaagtaaaTCCAGTTGTCATGTAATGTTTGGTGTGCAACATTCATGGAAGAGTTGTGATGAGAACTTGTGAAAGGCCAGCTGAAAAgtgacaacaaaaattacagcatttcacattaaaacaagaaaatcctaacatgatttttttgggcAACTTAAAAGTAACAAGTGTCGACATTTTCACATCACATTATTTAAAAGTCACAACAAAAGAAAACTCAGTTTTGTCTACAGCACcattatttgtcaaaaaaaaaaacaatcacttcaAGTTTCGCAATCTCAAGGAACCAACCGGAAAGTCAAAGAAAATCAACAGTTCAAACAACAAactaaaacctttaaaaaaaagcctcaaaagtcaaaccaTCTTGTGTAAGGTTACTTTTCACCTTTGTGC from Phycodurus eques isolate BA_2022a chromosome 10, UOR_Pequ_1.1, whole genome shotgun sequence includes:
- the zgc:158258 gene encoding specifically androgen-regulated gene protein, encoding MPKSDTWPGGTAPETSAGMDSAGSCDSVVSGHSGFSDDSLEHLSAEEKACLMFLEETIESLDTQDDSGLSNDELDLLPDPGSLASRLADLSASMSKTKLNGLQKHNSMETIREKVENKSIQNYLVPTPFVLASSSNCAEPNVNAAIEPNKKKSLSFSNNSSQKPAGVHVPFEVNVVIPAATKPKDNLVKTGERGPLSYDALVYLRRSASTKKTPLCPTVDHTIDLVKCPPVIIEGPNTGNDRAVSEADRSGTGPPPVAPKPKIIPSNISTKTEKEAAPASNSSYSLKNTTDPKVVRQEALQKLGLLKDHSSETAQVARLELPKFHLSAGDGFSKSPANIIPSRSPSFCHAPVPPGPRSKGLQSTASFHHHHSRCDQRPMSLSHPGQLNRLKTTGPERPVNCKNEINHPQPRLKTVAEDQPVAPKASNSVAYTVMMVPGMGADRKEALRKLGLLRDEPHK